Proteins from a single region of Aureibacter tunicatorum:
- a CDS encoding ATP-dependent Clp protease adaptor ClpS, producing the protein MDQIQEDELIEVLEEIKLDDLLEDNHDLMVYNDDVNTFDHVISMLIKICKHHKEQAEQCTWIIHYKGKCSVKKGSKKDLKPMKDALCESGIDAKIL; encoded by the coding sequence ATGGATCAAATACAAGAAGACGAGCTCATCGAAGTTCTAGAAGAAATCAAATTGGATGACTTGCTAGAAGACAATCATGACCTTATGGTCTACAATGATGATGTGAACACTTTCGACCATGTCATTTCCATGTTGATCAAAATCTGCAAACACCATAAAGAACAAGCGGAACAATGCACGTGGATTATTCATTACAAAGGCAAATGCAGTGTGAAAAAAGGTTCAAAAAAAGACCTTAAGCCTATGAAAGACGCTTTGTGCGAATCTGGCATTGACGCTAAAATTTTGTAA
- a CDS encoding bifunctional ADP-heptose synthase gives MNFENIEQIGEAFNQMRVLIIGDVMIDSYVWGSVDRISPEAPVPVVNVRKKEVRMGGAANVAKNIQSLGATPILCSIIGKDVDGDTFFDLLNRKQISAEGIVSSDNRVTTLKERVLSGSQQLLRIDSETDKPLSEEEESQLLKRIYPLMENIDVIIFEDYDKGVLNKNVIKKVVSWANEKRIPTVVDPKKRNFLDYHGVTLFKPNLKEIKEGLKIDFNPDEADELKYAVDKLLSHLQADSALITLSEKGVYIDNGSKNHHIPAHIRDISDVSGAGDTVISIASLCLALNLPLKFIAGLSNLGGGLVCEHLGVVPIDKERLLKEAERNNLLENA, from the coding sequence ATGAATTTTGAGAATATAGAACAAATTGGCGAAGCTTTCAACCAAATGAGAGTCTTGATCATCGGAGATGTAATGATAGACTCATATGTATGGGGTAGTGTAGACCGAATTTCGCCAGAAGCTCCAGTGCCTGTAGTCAATGTCAGGAAAAAAGAAGTTAGGATGGGTGGAGCTGCAAATGTCGCGAAAAACATCCAATCCCTTGGAGCAACTCCAATCCTTTGCTCAATCATAGGCAAAGATGTTGACGGAGACACTTTTTTCGACTTGTTAAATAGAAAACAAATATCCGCTGAAGGCATTGTTTCCAGCGACAATAGAGTTACGACACTCAAGGAAAGAGTCCTTTCAGGCTCTCAACAACTGCTTAGAATAGATTCTGAAACTGACAAACCTCTATCTGAAGAAGAAGAATCCCAATTGCTGAAACGTATATATCCATTGATGGAAAATATTGATGTCATCATTTTTGAAGATTATGACAAAGGCGTATTAAACAAAAATGTCATCAAAAAAGTAGTTTCTTGGGCTAATGAGAAAAGAATTCCTACTGTAGTGGATCCTAAAAAGCGAAATTTCCTTGACTATCATGGAGTTACTTTATTCAAGCCGAACTTGAAAGAAATCAAAGAAGGCTTGAAAATAGACTTCAATCCTGATGAAGCGGATGAACTAAAATACGCAGTGGATAAATTGCTTTCTCACCTTCAAGCAGATTCCGCTCTGATTACTTTATCAGAAAAAGGTGTATATATTGACAATGGATCAAAAAATCACCATATTCCTGCTCATATTAGAGACATCTCTGATGTGTCAGGCGCCGGCGATACAGTTATCAGCATTGCCTCACTATGCTTGGCGTTGAACTTGCCTTTAAAATTCATAGCGGGACTCTCGAATTTAGGAGGAGGCTTAGTCTGCGAACATTTAGGCGTTGTTCCTATTGACAAAGAAAGGCTTCTGAAAGAAGCTGAAAGAAACAACTTACTTGAGAATGCTTGA
- the ftsH gene encoding ATP-dependent zinc metalloprotease FtsH yields the protein MGDEPKSKNPNKKRIVPKPPQKPNFQVWLIVSLLALIFGLTYFNNSSTAIDITEYKFQKMLESHDVERVVLIRNQNLVEVFLKKEALENTKYKKELENKSPFGFAEGPQYRVKIVSAEAFTKKFNEIEEKLPPKDRIGYQVEDRSDFSQFITTWGFLLLMLFGFWFLMRRMTGQSGPGGQIFNIGKSKAQVFDAENKVKITFNDVAGLDEAKEEIAEIVDFLKTPTKYTKLGGKIPKGALLVGPPGTGKTLLAKAVAGEAGVPFFSLSGSDFVEMFVGVGAARVRDLFKQAKEKAPCIIFIDEIDAIGRSRGKGSMPGANDERENTLNSLLVEMDGFATDSGVIILAATNRPDVLDSALLRPGRFDRQISIDKPDIIGREAIFKVHIKDLKKAKDVDPKKLAAQTPGFAGAEIMNVCNEAALIAARNNKPEVTLDDFFSAIDRVIGGLEKKNKIISPEEKKIVAYHEAGHAVAGWFLEHADPLVKVSIVPRGVAALGYAQYLPKEQFLYQTEQLLDEMCMALGGRAAEEIIFGKISTGALSDLERVTKSAYGMVTVYGMNDKIGNVSFYDSKQSEYNFNKPYSEATAETIDSEVRKIVEGAYQRTKDLLLEKRNELEVLAKELLTKEVLFQTDLETLIGKRPFSKETTYQAYTNANRSGNDGPQKTEEAPKNEKQNDSEKPEASDSKDA from the coding sequence ATGGGAGACGAACCTAAATCAAAAAACCCCAATAAAAAAAGGATAGTTCCTAAGCCGCCGCAAAAACCCAACTTTCAGGTTTGGCTTATTGTATCCCTTTTAGCGCTTATTTTTGGATTAACTTACTTCAACAACAGCAGCACAGCGATCGATATCACCGAGTATAAATTTCAAAAAATGCTTGAAAGTCATGATGTCGAAAGAGTTGTGTTAATACGAAACCAAAATTTGGTGGAAGTATTCCTGAAGAAGGAAGCTCTTGAGAATACTAAATACAAAAAAGAACTAGAAAACAAATCTCCATTTGGATTTGCGGAAGGCCCACAATATCGAGTTAAAATCGTTTCAGCGGAAGCTTTCACTAAAAAATTCAATGAAATAGAGGAAAAACTTCCTCCAAAAGACCGAATTGGTTATCAAGTTGAAGACAGAAGCGATTTCTCTCAATTTATCACCACTTGGGGATTCTTACTGTTAATGCTTTTTGGTTTCTGGTTCTTGATGAGACGCATGACAGGCCAATCTGGACCTGGCGGACAAATTTTCAATATCGGAAAATCCAAGGCTCAAGTATTCGACGCCGAAAATAAAGTTAAGATAACTTTCAACGACGTAGCTGGATTAGATGAAGCCAAAGAAGAAATTGCCGAAATTGTAGATTTCCTAAAGACGCCAACTAAGTACACTAAACTGGGAGGTAAAATTCCAAAAGGAGCATTGTTAGTAGGCCCTCCGGGAACAGGTAAAACCTTGCTTGCTAAAGCTGTGGCAGGAGAAGCAGGAGTGCCGTTCTTCTCGCTTTCAGGTTCTGACTTTGTAGAAATGTTCGTTGGAGTTGGTGCTGCCAGAGTGAGAGACTTGTTCAAGCAAGCCAAAGAGAAAGCGCCTTGCATCATCTTCATTGACGAAATTGACGCTATTGGGCGCTCAAGAGGAAAAGGTTCTATGCCGGGAGCAAACGACGAGAGAGAGAATACATTGAACTCTTTGCTAGTGGAAATGGATGGATTTGCTACTGATTCAGGAGTTATTATCCTTGCTGCAACCAACCGCCCGGATGTGCTGGACAGCGCTTTGCTTAGACCGGGTAGATTCGATCGTCAGATCAGCATTGACAAGCCTGATATCATCGGTAGAGAAGCAATATTCAAAGTTCATATTAAAGACCTTAAAAAAGCCAAAGACGTTGACCCTAAGAAATTAGCGGCTCAAACTCCTGGTTTTGCGGGAGCTGAAATCATGAACGTTTGCAACGAGGCTGCGCTTATTGCGGCAAGAAACAATAAGCCGGAAGTTACACTTGATGACTTTTTCAGTGCTATTGACAGAGTCATTGGAGGCCTTGAAAAGAAAAATAAAATCATTTCTCCTGAAGAAAAGAAAATCGTTGCTTACCATGAAGCTGGCCATGCGGTTGCAGGTTGGTTCTTGGAGCATGCGGACCCATTGGTTAAAGTAAGTATTGTTCCTCGTGGTGTTGCGGCACTAGGATACGCTCAATACTTGCCAAAAGAGCAGTTCCTTTACCAAACAGAGCAACTTCTTGACGAAATGTGCATGGCGCTTGGCGGTAGAGCTGCTGAAGAAATAATTTTTGGGAAGATTTCCACTGGAGCTTTGAGCGATTTGGAAAGAGTAACCAAGTCTGCTTATGGCATGGTGACAGTATATGGTATGAATGATAAAATTGGAAATGTATCTTTCTATGACTCAAAACAGTCTGAATACAATTTCAACAAGCCTTATTCTGAAGCTACTGCTGAAACCATAGATTCCGAAGTAAGAAAAATCGTAGAAGGCGCTTACCAAAGAACCAAAGATTTGCTTCTTGAAAAAAGAAATGAGCTGGAAGTGTTAGCCAAAGAGCTTTTAACCAAAGAAGTGTTGTTCCAAACGGATCTTGAAACACTTATTGGCAAAAGGCCTTTTAGTAAAGAAACCACTTACCAAGCTTATACAAACGCTAATAGAAGCGGAAACGATGGGCCTCAAAAGACAGAGGAAGCTCCTAAAAATGAAAAGCAAAACGATTCTGAAAAGCCTGAAGCTTCTGACTCGAAAGACGCTTAG
- a CDS encoding TrkH family potassium uptake protein — MRLNLPAIAHILGLLLIINSLFMGICIPFSLAHNDGSWRSLLMAASITLLVGGLTFFSTNRIQKRDIRKKDGYVIVSVGWIVMSLFATLPYMLEGSIPNITDAFFETVSGYTTTGASILNDIESVPIGILTWRSMTQWIGGMGIIVLTVAIVPLLGMGGIQLFSAESPGLSPDKLKPRIADTAKRLWGIYMGLTMIETLLLMLAGMTFTEAFNHSLTTMATGGFSTKQDSVAYYDSPMIQYIIIVFMFFAGTNFSITYMALHRQFKKVWENEEFRYYSLIILACTLIISIIVIFNNNASALEKDFRDVLFQVVSVITTTGFVTADYTQWTTFVMIIILILMFVGGSAGSTAGGVKVIRHVILFKNSLLEFRRQLHPHGVIPVRINRKAIESNTTFNVLAFIFIYLIVFSVGVLILAALGLDFETSVGALATSLGNIGPGIGKVGPMDNFAWLPDSVKWVLSFFMLLGRLELFTLLLIFTPSFWKEY, encoded by the coding sequence ATGAGATTAAATTTACCTGCTATTGCTCACATTTTGGGATTGTTGTTGATTATCAACAGCCTTTTTATGGGAATCTGCATTCCTTTTTCTTTAGCACATAATGATGGATCTTGGAGAAGCTTGTTGATGGCGGCAAGCATCACATTGTTGGTGGGAGGACTTACTTTTTTTAGCACTAATCGTATTCAAAAAAGAGACATCCGAAAGAAAGATGGTTATGTAATAGTTTCTGTTGGATGGATTGTGATGTCCTTGTTTGCAACATTGCCCTATATGCTGGAAGGTTCAATCCCGAATATCACTGATGCATTTTTCGAAACAGTGTCAGGCTATACCACCACAGGCGCTTCTATTTTGAATGACATTGAGTCTGTTCCTATTGGAATATTGACTTGGAGGAGTATGACACAATGGATCGGTGGAATGGGTATCATTGTTCTTACAGTTGCTATAGTGCCCCTTTTAGGCATGGGGGGAATTCAGCTTTTTTCCGCGGAGTCGCCAGGGCTTAGTCCGGATAAGCTCAAGCCAAGAATAGCGGATACAGCCAAAAGGCTCTGGGGGATTTATATGGGCTTGACTATGATAGAAACATTGCTGTTAATGTTGGCAGGAATGACTTTCACAGAGGCATTTAACCATAGTTTGACTACAATGGCCACTGGAGGTTTTTCAACTAAGCAGGATAGTGTGGCGTATTATGATAGCCCAATGATACAATACATTATTATTGTCTTCATGTTTTTTGCTGGAACAAATTTCTCAATTACTTATATGGCTTTGCATAGACAATTCAAAAAGGTATGGGAAAATGAGGAATTTAGATATTATAGCTTGATCATATTGGCTTGCACACTAATCATTTCTATTATTGTGATTTTTAACAATAATGCCAGCGCTTTGGAAAAGGATTTTAGAGATGTATTGTTTCAAGTCGTTTCCGTAATTACCACTACTGGTTTTGTGACAGCGGATTATACTCAGTGGACAACATTTGTCATGATTATTATTTTGATATTGATGTTTGTAGGTGGCTCGGCAGGATCCACAGCGGGTGGAGTGAAAGTAATCAGGCATGTGATATTATTTAAAAACAGTCTTTTGGAGTTTAGGCGACAATTGCACCCTCATGGGGTTATTCCTGTGAGAATTAATAGAAAAGCGATTGAAAGCAATACGACATTCAATGTCTTGGCTTTTATTTTTATCTATTTGATTGTTTTTTCTGTAGGTGTTTTGATTTTAGCAGCTTTAGGGTTGGATTTTGAAACTTCTGTTGGAGCGTTAGCGACTTCACTTGGCAATATTGGTCCTGGCATTGGCAAGGTTGGTCCTATGGATAACTTCGCTTGGCTTCCTGATTCGGTAAAGTGGGTGTTGTCTTTCTTTATGCTTTTGGGAAGGCTGGAGCTGTTTACATTGTTGTTGATATTTACTCCTTCATTCTGGAAAGAATATTAA
- the rsfS gene encoding ribosome silencing factor has protein sequence MKEKKQVIDSKKLSEIIAQGMLEKKASNVVIMDLREISGAIADFFVISSGNSETQVEAIADSVEEFSYKAIEENPWHKEGFTNKEWILLDYVDVVAHVFKKDRREFFNIEGMWGDAKITRLNPENSSDDNTFE, from the coding sequence ATGAAAGAAAAAAAACAAGTTATAGATTCAAAAAAGCTTAGCGAAATCATAGCTCAGGGGATGCTGGAAAAGAAAGCAAGCAATGTTGTGATCATGGATTTAAGAGAAATCAGCGGAGCTATCGCAGATTTTTTTGTGATCAGTTCTGGTAATTCCGAGACGCAAGTCGAAGCAATTGCTGACTCTGTAGAAGAGTTCTCTTATAAAGCTATTGAAGAAAACCCATGGCACAAAGAAGGCTTCACAAATAAGGAATGGATTTTGCTAGACTATGTTGATGTGGTTGCGCATGTGTTTAAAAAGGATCGCAGGGAGTTCTTCAACATAGAAGGAATGTGGGGAGATGCGAAAATCACCCGCCTCAATCCCGAAAATTCATCTGACGACAACACTTTCGAATAA
- a CDS encoding pyridoxal phosphate-dependent aminotransferase, protein MNKLSNRVNALAESATIAMAQKARELKAEGKDIISLSLGEPDFKTPLHVQEAAKSAIESEEFFSYPPVPGYPDLRAAIAEKLQLENKIECTANNIVISTGAKHSIANVFLALLNPGDEVIVYSPFWVSYIEMIKLAEGVPVMLEGSLEQDFKASAEQLAAAITDKTRAVIFSSPCNPTGAVWSKEELLAMSEVLKQHDDITLIADEIYEYINFTEEGHTSIASLPGMADKTVTVNGFSKGYAMTGWRVGYICAPEYIAKACAKLQGQMTSGNSSIAQRAALSAIAGEQTPRKEMAKAYRERRSLVKGLLDEIPGVKTPMPEGAFYFFPDVSHYFGTSSESTSVNNSNDLALYLLADANVSTVSGDAFGAPNCIRMSYAASEEQLKEALERIKNSLAKLK, encoded by the coding sequence ATGAACAAACTATCGAATAGAGTAAATGCACTAGCGGAGTCAGCTACTATCGCTATGGCACAGAAGGCGAGAGAATTGAAAGCCGAAGGAAAAGACATCATTAGCCTGAGTCTTGGGGAGCCTGACTTTAAAACTCCATTACACGTTCAGGAGGCTGCCAAATCAGCTATTGAAAGCGAAGAGTTCTTTTCTTATCCTCCGGTACCAGGTTACCCGGATCTAAGAGCAGCGATAGCTGAAAAGCTTCAGCTTGAAAACAAAATTGAGTGCACAGCAAACAATATTGTTATATCAACGGGAGCAAAGCATTCTATCGCCAATGTATTTTTAGCTCTTTTGAACCCTGGAGATGAAGTGATTGTATATTCCCCATTTTGGGTAAGCTACATCGAAATGATCAAACTTGCAGAAGGCGTTCCTGTTATGCTTGAAGGAAGCTTAGAGCAAGATTTCAAAGCGTCTGCCGAGCAATTGGCTGCTGCGATTACCGACAAGACAAGGGCTGTCATTTTCTCTTCTCCTTGCAACCCTACTGGAGCTGTATGGAGCAAAGAGGAATTATTGGCTATGTCAGAAGTCTTGAAACAACATGATGATATTACTTTGATAGCTGATGAAATCTACGAATACATCAACTTCACAGAGGAAGGACACACGAGTATTGCATCTTTGCCTGGCATGGCTGACAAAACTGTCACTGTGAATGGATTCAGCAAAGGTTACGCAATGACTGGATGGAGAGTTGGATACATTTGCGCTCCAGAATACATTGCTAAAGCATGCGCGAAACTTCAAGGCCAAATGACTTCAGGAAACTCTTCAATTGCTCAAAGAGCAGCGCTTTCAGCTATCGCCGGTGAGCAAACGCCTCGTAAAGAAATGGCTAAAGCATATAGAGAAAGAAGATCTTTGGTAAAAGGGCTATTGGATGAGATTCCGGGAGTTAAAACACCAATGCCGGAAGGCGCGTTTTACTTCTTCCCTGATGTAAGCCATTATTTCGGTACTTCAAGCGAGTCGACTAGTGTTAACAACTCGAATGACTTAGCGCTTTATTTGCTTGCGGATGCTAATGTATCTACTGTTTCTGGTGATGCATTTGGAGCTCCTAATTGTATCAGAATGTCATATGCAGCTTCTGAAGAGCAATTGAAAGAAGCTTTGGAAAGAATTAAAAACTCTTTAGCCAAGCTTAAATAA
- a CDS encoding UDP-2,3-diacylglucosamine diphosphatase has product MFDEISSLPSNKRIYFASDFHLGAPNYEKSREREDKIVRWLKEIEKDAEAVFLVGDLFDFWFEYGTVVPKGYIRFLGQLAKMADNGIKLYLFTGNHDMWMFDYLPKEIGAKIIRKPIAFYCNDKKFMIGHGDGLGPGDRKYKFLKNFFDSKVCQWLFARLHPNLGIGIANTWSKSSRASNSSHDEVFLGDDEWIYIHCKNIEEKNHHDYYIFGHRHLPLDLKVGKNSRYINLGEWIKQCQYAYFDGKDVIIEHFE; this is encoded by the coding sequence ATGTTTGATGAAATTAGTTCTCTTCCTTCGAATAAAAGAATATACTTCGCCTCTGATTTTCACCTTGGCGCGCCTAACTATGAAAAAAGTCGTGAAAGAGAAGACAAAATTGTTAGATGGCTTAAAGAAATAGAAAAAGATGCTGAGGCCGTATTCTTAGTTGGAGACTTATTTGATTTCTGGTTTGAATATGGAACAGTAGTTCCCAAAGGCTATATTAGATTTCTAGGACAGCTAGCCAAAATGGCTGACAATGGAATAAAACTATATTTATTTACTGGCAATCATGATATGTGGATGTTTGATTATTTGCCTAAAGAAATCGGAGCGAAGATCATTCGAAAGCCTATTGCATTCTATTGCAACGATAAAAAATTCATGATCGGCCATGGAGACGGCTTGGGACCTGGAGACAGAAAATATAAATTCTTGAAAAACTTCTTCGACAGTAAAGTTTGCCAATGGCTTTTTGCCAGACTTCATCCTAACTTGGGAATAGGCATTGCCAATACTTGGTCCAAAAGCAGTAGAGCAAGCAACTCTTCTCATGATGAAGTGTTTTTGGGAGATGATGAGTGGATTTACATTCACTGCAAAAATATAGAAGAAAAAAATCACCATGATTACTATATCTTTGGGCACAGACACTTGCCTCTTGATCTTAAAGTAGGCAAAAATTCAAGATATATAAATCTGGGGGAATGGATTAAGCAATGCCAATACGCATATTTCGACGGAAAAGACGTTATAATTGAGCATTTTGAATAG
- the recR gene encoding recombination mediator RecR, with translation MQLPSKLIQDAVEEMAKLPGIGKKTALRLVLHLLNSDKEQTTMLSNALVQMRENVKYCKKCHNVSDEEICNICSSNNRDKSTICVVESIKDVLAIENTAHYRGEYHVLGGIISPLEGIGPSDLSIDLLIERVSQHDSEVKEVILALSPTMEGDTTAFYISKKLKSCDIKLSTIARGVPIGGEIEYTDEVTLGRSIMTRTLFS, from the coding sequence ATGCAACTGCCCTCCAAACTCATTCAAGACGCTGTAGAAGAAATGGCCAAGCTTCCCGGCATAGGCAAAAAGACTGCATTGAGGCTTGTTTTGCATTTATTAAATAGCGACAAGGAACAAACCACCATGCTATCCAACGCTCTTGTCCAAATGAGAGAAAATGTCAAGTATTGCAAAAAATGCCACAATGTTTCCGATGAGGAAATCTGCAATATTTGCTCTTCCAACAATCGAGACAAATCCACGATTTGCGTAGTGGAAAGCATCAAAGATGTGCTGGCGATAGAAAACACCGCTCATTACCGAGGAGAGTACCATGTGCTCGGAGGCATCATCTCGCCTTTGGAAGGCATAGGTCCCAGCGACTTGAGCATCGACTTATTAATAGAAAGAGTTTCGCAACACGATTCCGAGGTCAAAGAAGTTATTCTCGCCTTAAGTCCAACAATGGAAGGAGACACAACAGCTTTCTATATTTCGAAAAAGCTTAAGAGTTGTGATATCAAATTATCAACCATCGCCAGAGGTGTTCCTATTGGAGGCGAAATCGAATACACGGACGAAGTTACTCTTGGCAGAAGCATTATGACTCGAACGCTTTTTTCCTAG
- a CDS encoding biotin--[acetyl-CoA-carboxylase] ligase, whose product MHIRNPNSFIIGKQLIELESCSSTNTEAVKMAQNGDAQHGTVVLTNCQTSGKGQRGNVWEAASGQNLTFSIVLHPQSLHISDQFFLSMLTSLSIYDFLSEYLLEEDLKIKWPNDIYFEDTKMGGILIESIAQGEFVKTSVVGIGVNINQKEFVHPQAKSLAMICGQEFDLREMLTLFLEFFTRRYRQLENLSAKSLHQEYYSKLYWYDEIHTFQDLQEQYFMGRIKGVNELGCLIVERENDTKEFDIKEIKFIK is encoded by the coding sequence TTGCATATCAGAAATCCAAATTCATTTATTATTGGCAAACAGCTCATAGAACTAGAATCTTGTAGTTCAACTAATACGGAAGCTGTCAAAATGGCGCAAAATGGCGATGCCCAACATGGAACTGTTGTATTGACAAATTGTCAGACTTCCGGGAAAGGCCAAAGAGGCAATGTTTGGGAAGCCGCTTCAGGCCAGAATCTTACTTTTTCGATTGTTCTACATCCTCAATCACTTCATATATCCGACCAGTTTTTCCTAAGCATGCTTACGAGTTTGAGTATTTACGATTTTTTGAGTGAATATTTGTTGGAGGAGGATTTGAAGATAAAATGGCCCAATGATATTTATTTTGAAGATACGAAAATGGGCGGGATATTGATCGAAAGCATTGCTCAAGGAGAGTTTGTGAAAACTTCAGTTGTTGGAATAGGGGTCAACATCAATCAAAAAGAATTTGTTCACCCTCAAGCGAAATCTTTGGCTATGATTTGTGGTCAAGAGTTCGATTTGAGGGAGATGTTGACTTTGTTTTTAGAGTTTTTCACTCGTCGATATCGACAGCTTGAAAACTTGTCCGCAAAAAGTCTGCATCAAGAATATTATTCCAAGCTATATTGGTACGATGAAATTCATACTTTCCAAGATTTGCAAGAACAGTATTTTATGGGAAGAATCAAGGGAGTGAATGAGTTGGGATGCTTGATTGTAGAGCGGGAAAATGACACAAAAGAATTCGATATTAAAGAAATTAAATTTATAAAATAG
- a CDS encoding TrkH family potassium uptake protein: MLDHFNERLNRKLYDSKRYVKNALLIVKFLTSLAGVFILVYSFGFKENKEEARKIIELLDYVFTIFVIIFITKLFYAIKRKQYILDHKFESFLILLIILNGISNFFFNNFILIHIFELFHLDDFVIFKSVSLAIYLLTIIGYEFVMASMSLPDLNLRPPTLFILSFILLIIIGALVLMLPTMTTVEGSMPFIDALFTSTSAVCVTGLIVVDTATYFTFRGQVIILLLIQAGGLGLIAFASFFAYFIRKNISLKEQVLMQDYFSSDSLYSAKNLLKQVVLMTLSIEAGAAILIYLTWGDQVTFVSDGQKIYYSIFHAISAFCNAGFSLFSNNLYEGVVRNAYSLHIVVSLAVILGGIGFATLQDLFSPSKLRERLAKPWIDWKLGTKIAVYTSAMLIFIGTIIIFSLEYDHTLSDLSFGEKIISSYFQSVITRTAGFNSMDFAALQKSTLVFMIFLMFIGASSGSVGGGIKTSTFYLIMISAIATLRGKSRIEINKREIPKQILFKALSIFFFAATIIFISIFLLSIFEPDISILELAFEEVSAFATVGLSTGITGILTSTSKTVLIVSMFLGRVGILTFALALSSSSYTKTYKYPSASLMVG, from the coding sequence ATGCTTGATCATTTCAACGAAAGACTTAATAGAAAACTTTACGACAGCAAGAGATATGTAAAGAATGCATTGCTAATCGTAAAGTTTTTAACATCTTTAGCAGGAGTATTCATACTCGTCTACAGTTTTGGCTTTAAGGAAAACAAGGAAGAGGCCCGAAAAATCATCGAGCTTTTAGACTATGTTTTCACCATATTTGTGATCATATTTATCACCAAATTGTTTTACGCCATAAAAAGGAAACAATATATCCTTGATCATAAATTTGAATCCTTTTTAATACTTCTGATCATTCTCAACGGCATCTCCAACTTTTTTTTCAACAACTTCATACTCATACATATATTCGAATTGTTTCACCTCGACGATTTTGTCATCTTCAAAAGCGTCAGTCTGGCGATTTACTTGCTGACAATCATCGGGTATGAATTTGTAATGGCCAGCATGTCATTGCCTGACCTCAATCTAAGACCTCCAACATTATTCATTCTAAGCTTTATTCTTTTAATAATCATTGGAGCTTTGGTATTGATGCTGCCTACCATGACAACTGTCGAAGGAAGCATGCCATTCATTGACGCATTATTCACTTCCACCAGCGCAGTCTGTGTAACAGGCCTTATTGTAGTCGATACAGCCACTTATTTCACATTCAGAGGTCAAGTGATTATTCTATTATTAATTCAGGCTGGAGGACTTGGATTAATAGCTTTCGCTTCATTTTTCGCTTATTTTATTCGTAAAAATATTAGTCTAAAAGAGCAAGTTTTAATGCAAGACTACTTTAGCAGCGACTCATTATACTCAGCAAAAAATTTATTGAAGCAAGTCGTATTAATGACATTAAGCATAGAAGCAGGAGCCGCCATCCTAATTTATTTAACATGGGGAGACCAAGTCACCTTTGTCTCAGACGGACAAAAAATATATTATTCAATCTTTCATGCGATATCCGCATTTTGCAATGCCGGGTTCAGCCTTTTTTCCAATAATTTATATGAAGGCGTGGTAAGGAATGCTTACAGCCTCCACATTGTCGTATCATTGGCTGTAATTCTTGGAGGAATCGGATTTGCCACACTTCAAGATTTGTTTTCACCCAGCAAGCTTAGAGAGCGCTTGGCTAAACCATGGATCGACTGGAAACTAGGCACCAAAATAGCGGTATACACATCTGCAATGCTTATTTTCATCGGCACAATCATTATTTTCTCACTAGAATACGATCATACACTAAGCGATCTTAGCTTCGGAGAGAAAATAATAAGCAGCTACTTCCAATCAGTTATCACTCGTACAGCTGGATTCAATTCCATGGATTTCGCCGCTTTGCAAAAATCCACATTGGTGTTCATGATTTTCTTAATGTTCATTGGAGCTTCCTCAGGATCTGTAGGAGGAGGTATCAAGACATCTACATTTTACCTAATCATGATTTCGGCAATTGCCACATTGAGAGGAAAGTCTCGCATAGAAATCAACAAAAGAGAAATCCCAAAACAGATTCTTTTCAAGGCTCTATCCATTTTCTTTTTTGCCGCTACAATTATATTTATTTCAATCTTTCTTCTATCCATTTTCGAACCCGACATATCCATACTAGAATTAGCTTTTGAGGAAGTGTCCGCATTTGCCACTGTAGGACTAAGCACTGGCATCACAGGAATACTTACTTCCACAAGCAAGACTGTGCTTATTGTTTCAATGTTCCTTGGGAGAGTTGGCATACTCACTTTCGCTCTGGCATTGAGCTCCAGCAGTTATACAAAAACATACAAGTATCCATCAGCTTCGCTAATGGTTGGATAG